The following proteins come from a genomic window of Ursus arctos isolate Adak ecotype North America unplaced genomic scaffold, UrsArc2.0 scaffold_12, whole genome shotgun sequence:
- the LOC113254449 gene encoding multifunctional methyltransferase subunit TRM112-like protein, with translation MKLLTHNLPSSHVQGVGPRGFPLHLQATEVRINPMEFNPDFLACMIPKVEWAVLLEAADTLHLVEVPKGLTEGYDHDEKFLRQMHHVLLEEDVLEGTLQCPESGHLFPISRRIPNMLLSDEETET, from the coding sequence ATGAAGCTTCTCACGCACAACCTGCCCAGCTCGCATGTGCAGGGGGTGGGGCCCCGTGgcttccctctgcacctccaGGCCACCGAGGTCCGCATCAATCCCATGGAGTTCAACCCTGACTTCCTGGCGTGTATGATACCCAAGGTGGAGTGGGCAGTGCTTTTGGAGGCGGCAGATACCTTGCATCTGGTCGAGGTGCCCAAAGGGCTGACTGAAGGATATGATCATGATGAGAAATTCCTGAGGCAGATGCACCACGTGCTGCTGGAGGAGGATGTGTTGGAGGGCACCTTGCAGTGCCCAGAGTCTGGGCATCTGTTCCCCATCAGTCGCAGGATCCCCAACATGCTGCTGagtgatgaggaaacagagacttaA